The following proteins come from a genomic window of Terribacillus aidingensis:
- a CDS encoding glycosyltransferase family 2 protein translates to MMTIPGSMGTRALPRIKRTYMRPRIVAFIPAHNEEKSIQDCLTGLKEQVLPSGVELDVFVVADNCTDRTEEVAKETGEELGLSIEIIVTENNKQRKVGALNAVWKAIYGDNMDIYEMERTDFEIAYQRSVKGILGMDADSRLAPRALQHLWDGLMSSRNIGGVMAKYTMRMPKKKSLLSKDDPYYEEKLASGEYGGPMSRWWTHQQKQDMASWLLSLQYRGGSTYVLGGQATLFRPEALYEVMQSNKLDGPWQNDTDVEDMLLTWQLQKNGWKTLISPNARCFVDAMRSYHTFRNQRVKWSSGTVNLLTDRDLMMKTRHTGHLWRSQLKTMMDLLVRVFFVLLLGAAIATDQFLWSWVWVIPIALASVLNTILALKTPMHRPIDVILAFLLISPELYLWVNLMTFAQVWAEKLSNDKKDGWANQYQAEAGKTRSKLLQGVLAALLFISIAVFACYYFRDYLTSEAVQQATKPYLMAGWIGLTGLTVFMSFIMIYQIWTLRTRHSA, encoded by the coding sequence ATGATGACAATTCCTGGCAGCATGGGAACACGTGCATTGCCACGTATCAAGCGTACGTATATGCGTCCGCGTATCGTCGCGTTCATTCCCGCTCACAATGAAGAAAAATCTATTCAAGACTGTTTGACGGGCTTAAAAGAGCAGGTACTGCCAAGCGGTGTCGAGCTTGACGTGTTTGTAGTAGCGGACAATTGCACTGACCGGACAGAAGAGGTAGCAAAAGAAACCGGCGAAGAACTCGGATTATCTATTGAAATAATCGTAACAGAAAACAACAAACAGAGAAAAGTCGGAGCACTTAATGCCGTCTGGAAAGCTATATACGGAGACAACATGGATATTTATGAAATGGAACGGACCGATTTCGAGATTGCATATCAGCGCTCTGTCAAAGGTATCCTTGGGATGGATGCTGACAGCAGACTAGCACCGCGTGCTTTGCAGCATTTATGGGATGGATTGATGAGTTCCCGGAATATTGGCGGCGTAATGGCGAAATATACGATGCGAATGCCGAAAAAGAAGAGCTTGCTGTCCAAGGATGACCCTTATTATGAGGAAAAGCTTGCTAGCGGTGAATATGGCGGTCCCATGTCCAGGTGGTGGACGCACCAGCAAAAACAGGATATGGCGAGCTGGCTTCTCAGCCTGCAATACCGCGGCGGAAGCACGTATGTACTTGGTGGCCAGGCTACGCTTTTCCGACCAGAGGCATTGTATGAAGTAATGCAAAGCAACAAGCTGGATGGACCTTGGCAGAATGATACAGATGTAGAAGATATGCTGTTGACGTGGCAGCTTCAGAAAAACGGTTGGAAAACACTGATTAGTCCGAATGCCCGCTGCTTTGTTGATGCCATGCGCTCTTATCACACTTTCCGCAATCAGCGGGTAAAATGGAGCTCTGGTACTGTGAACTTGCTGACTGATCGTGATCTGATGATGAAAACGAGGCATACCGGTCATTTGTGGCGCTCACAACTCAAGACAATGATGGATTTGCTTGTGCGTGTTTTCTTCGTCCTGCTTTTAGGTGCTGCCATTGCAACAGATCAATTCCTGTGGTCGTGGGTATGGGTAATACCGATTGCACTCGCCTCGGTACTCAACACGATACTGGCGTTGAAAACGCCGATGCATCGACCCATAGACGTAATCCTTGCTTTCCTGCTGATAAGTCCGGAGTTATATTTATGGGTCAATCTGATGACATTCGCACAAGTCTGGGCCGAAAAATTATCCAATGATAAAAAAGACGGCTGGGCCAATCAGTACCAAGCAGAGGCAGGTAAAACAAGAAGCAAGCTTCTGCAAGGTGTCCTTGCTGCGCTATTGTTCATTAGCATTGCCGTTTTTGCTTGCTACTATTTCCGTGATTATCTTACAAGTGAAGCTGTCCAGCAAGCGACGAAGCCATACTTGATGGCCGGCTGGATCGGACTGACTGGACTGACTGTTTTCATGTCCTTCATTATGATCTATCAAATCTGGACATTACGCACCAGACACAGCGCGTGA
- a CDS encoding GNAT family N-acetyltransferase, whose protein sequence is MVDTAAHFQFARFSNQVDIEQIRPASAESLQKLLQHAESVMGKISSIHARVTVCTEDKHYDTFHSLLSDYGYDLFAKKYLYRKQLEDVQPLSPSYRWEAIGMGETDEKRFLEIWKSSMEQSANRASSRSIENQLDDVKALLGEKWKDSCRIIYEENIPVAMTIPHLEPGSDGEGRIYYVGTLPPARVRGLGQVVHAASLRMLKEMGAVVYEGSTHAENLTMQRVFQRNGCKVIRKIAAYYKGL, encoded by the coding sequence ATGGTAGACACTGCAGCTCATTTTCAGTTCGCGCGTTTCTCGAATCAAGTCGATATCGAGCAAATAAGGCCGGCTTCTGCAGAGAGTTTGCAGAAGCTGCTCCAGCATGCGGAGAGTGTCATGGGTAAAATCTCCTCTATTCATGCTAGAGTAACTGTATGTACAGAAGATAAACATTATGACACCTTTCATTCGCTTTTGTCCGATTATGGATATGATCTATTTGCAAAGAAATACCTGTATCGTAAACAACTGGAAGACGTACAGCCGCTTTCTCCTAGTTATCGTTGGGAAGCTATCGGAATGGGTGAAACAGATGAAAAAAGATTTTTGGAGATATGGAAGTCCAGTATGGAGCAGTCAGCTAATCGTGCCTCTTCACGTTCGATAGAAAATCAGCTGGATGACGTAAAAGCCCTTCTAGGAGAAAAATGGAAAGACAGCTGCCGAATCATTTATGAGGAGAATATACCAGTTGCCATGACAATTCCTCATCTGGAACCAGGAAGTGATGGAGAAGGTCGCATTTATTATGTCGGCACCTTACCGCCAGCTCGCGTCAGAGGTTTAGGACAAGTTGTCCACGCCGCCAGTTTAAGGATGCTGAAAGAAATGGGTGCAGTTGTTTATGAAGGCAGTACCCATGCAGAAAATCTGACCATGCAGCGGGTATTCCAGAGGAATGGCTGTAAAGTTATCAGGAAAATCGCAGCCTACTATAAAGGTTTATAG
- a CDS encoding NAD-dependent epimerase/dehydratase family protein codes for MSKRILITGASGFTGKHAVQHFLGKGYVVHAVIRLTKLDLMQENLHIHSLDLSDKAAVHALLEKTNPDYILHLAGENSVPESWKRPFKSWQANVDSTLHLVEAVRVLGLSTRVVIAGSVLQDELSDAASPTHPYSLTKTMQTTVGLAWHNLFQVDVIIAKPSNIIGPGVSNGVCTLFAKQLRQLQTSGKSQFQVGNAAVTRDFIDVRDLVTAYETLFLKGTAGETYEITSGRWVSLGEILSLFRQVSSFDFTIRSETEEAMEMKLPMMSEKIRALKWEPTRSLEMSLADVWEYTAQL; via the coding sequence ATGAGTAAACGGATCTTGATTACTGGAGCGAGCGGATTTACTGGAAAACATGCAGTACAGCATTTCTTGGGTAAAGGCTATGTTGTTCACGCTGTGATTCGGCTGACAAAGCTGGACCTAATGCAAGAAAACTTGCATATTCATTCTCTGGATTTAAGTGATAAAGCCGCTGTACATGCATTGCTGGAGAAGACGAATCCGGATTATATCCTGCACCTTGCTGGGGAAAACAGTGTGCCAGAATCATGGAAAAGACCTTTTAAAAGCTGGCAGGCAAATGTGGATTCGACGCTGCATCTCGTTGAAGCTGTACGGGTTCTTGGACTATCGACGCGTGTGGTGATAGCTGGAAGTGTGCTGCAGGATGAACTAAGCGATGCAGCATCTCCGACTCATCCATACAGTCTTACGAAAACGATGCAGACGACTGTTGGTCTGGCATGGCATAATCTTTTTCAGGTCGATGTGATCATCGCCAAGCCCTCCAACATCATTGGACCTGGAGTTTCGAATGGCGTGTGTACATTATTTGCGAAGCAGTTAAGACAGCTGCAGACATCCGGGAAATCACAATTCCAGGTTGGTAATGCAGCTGTGACACGAGATTTTATCGATGTCAGAGATTTAGTCACGGCTTATGAAACACTATTTCTTAAAGGAACAGCTGGAGAGACATATGAAATTACTTCTGGTAGATGGGTTTCTTTAGGTGAAATTCTGTCACTCTTCCGCCAAGTGAGCAGCTTTGACTTTACCATTCGGTCTGAAACAGAAGAAGCAATGGAAATGAAGCTGCCGATGATGTCGGAAAAAATCAGGGCACTCAAATGGGAGCCAACCCGGTCCTTGGAGATGTCTTTGGCGGATGTATGGGAATATACAGCTCAGCTATAG
- the hisA gene encoding phosphoribosylformimino-5-aminoimidazole carboxamide ribotide isomerase — protein sequence MLFRPCIDLHNGKVKQIVGSSITDENDHVIENFVSAHDSAYYADLFKEKQIAGGHVIMLGPGNEKAAIEALKAYPGGLQIGGGIRPENAADYLDAGASHVIVTSYIFHDGMLDEDRLRKMNEAVGKEQLVIDLSCTSHDGKWFVATDRWTKRSSFEVNAENLEMLAAFCDEFLIHAVDVEGKRNGIQEELVSHLAAHMPIPATYAGGIRSLEDIDLFRQLTDDRMCYTIGSALDLFGGDIPLEAVVSKENN from the coding sequence TTGTTGTTCCGGCCTTGCATTGATTTACATAATGGAAAAGTAAAACAGATTGTCGGCTCGTCGATTACAGATGAAAATGATCATGTTATTGAAAATTTCGTATCCGCGCATGATTCTGCCTACTATGCGGATCTTTTCAAGGAGAAACAAATTGCCGGCGGACATGTCATCATGCTTGGTCCTGGAAATGAAAAGGCTGCGATAGAAGCATTAAAAGCTTATCCAGGCGGCCTGCAGATCGGCGGAGGTATTCGACCAGAGAATGCAGCGGACTATCTCGATGCTGGAGCCAGCCATGTAATTGTCACATCTTATATTTTCCATGATGGCATGCTTGATGAGGATCGGCTGCGTAAAATGAATGAAGCTGTCGGTAAAGAACAACTCGTCATTGATTTAAGCTGTACGTCTCATGATGGCAAATGGTTTGTCGCAACGGATCGCTGGACGAAGCGGAGCAGCTTCGAGGTCAATGCAGAGAATTTGGAGATGCTAGCGGCATTTTGCGATGAATTTCTCATCCATGCCGTTGATGTGGAAGGAAAACGGAATGGCATTCAAGAAGAGCTAGTCTCCCATTTGGCTGCACATATGCCCATTCCCGCAACGTACGCAGGGGGTATTCGTTCCCTTGAAGATATCGACCTTTTCCGCCAGCTGACAGATGATCGAATGTGCTATACCATCGGCAGCGCGCTCGATTTATTCGGCGGTGATATTCCTTTGGAAGCTGTAGTATCCAAGGAAAATAACTAA
- the wecB gene encoding UDP-N-acetylglucosamine 2-epimerase (non-hydrolyzing): MKVLTVLGTRPEIIRLSLIIKKLDLLADKHILVHTGQNYTSTLSDVFFTEMQIRKPDYILSQSQQTLGEQLATMYKEMEAILLDEKPDKVLVLGDTNSALSALLAERMHIPVVHMEAGNRCFDLEVPEEKNRRVIDAISSLNLPYTPGSRENLLREGLPAKRVIVSGNPIYEVLKHYDSDIRKSRILKELKLKNKEYLLTTIHRAENVDHPDRLREILLGLSETAENLQKRMICSIHPRTKSKITKTDELTLSPLVEFYEPFGFFDFVTLEKYAFLALTDSGTVQEECCLFRVPTVTVRKTTERPETVACGSNMVSGIDAAAIERSAMIMAASSKDWEFPAGYADSHVSDKVIKILLGGLEIV, encoded by the coding sequence GTGAAGGTTTTAACTGTTTTAGGAACACGACCAGAAATAATCCGACTGTCTCTCATTATCAAAAAACTGGATCTGCTCGCAGATAAGCATATTCTCGTACACACAGGCCAGAATTACACCTCCACCTTGAGTGATGTATTCTTCACTGAAATGCAGATTCGAAAACCAGACTATATCTTGTCGCAAAGCCAGCAGACACTAGGGGAACAGCTCGCAACCATGTATAAGGAAATGGAAGCGATCCTGCTCGATGAAAAACCTGACAAAGTACTTGTTCTCGGAGACACCAATAGTGCACTAAGCGCTTTGCTTGCTGAGCGGATGCACATACCGGTAGTTCATATGGAGGCGGGCAATCGCTGTTTTGACTTAGAGGTGCCGGAAGAGAAAAACCGGCGGGTCATTGATGCAATCTCCAGCCTCAATTTACCGTACACGCCCGGAAGCAGGGAAAATCTGCTGCGTGAAGGTCTGCCTGCAAAACGTGTTATCGTATCCGGCAATCCAATTTATGAAGTATTGAAACACTATGATTCTGACATTCGCAAGAGCCGGATATTGAAAGAGCTTAAGCTGAAGAACAAAGAGTATCTTCTGACGACTATCCATCGGGCGGAAAATGTCGATCACCCCGATCGGCTACGTGAGATCCTTCTTGGTTTAAGTGAGACAGCAGAGAATCTTCAAAAACGGATGATATGCAGCATCCATCCGCGCACAAAGTCCAAAATCACAAAAACGGACGAATTGACACTTAGTCCACTCGTCGAATTCTACGAACCTTTCGGCTTTTTTGACTTCGTCACATTAGAAAAGTACGCCTTCCTTGCCCTGACTGATAGCGGCACTGTACAGGAAGAATGCTGCCTTTTCCGCGTCCCAACTGTTACTGTCCGCAAAACGACAGAACGTCCTGAAACGGTTGCATGCGGCAGCAACATGGTATCTGGCATTGACGCAGCAGCTATCGAGCGGTCCGCCATGATTATGGCTGCCAGTTCAAAAGATTGGGAGTTCCCTGCAGGATATGCAGATTCCCACGTTTCGGATAAAGTGATTAAAATTCTTTTAGGAGGTTTGGAGATTGTATAA
- a CDS encoding polysaccharide biosynthesis protein produces the protein MYKDKTIFITGGTGSWGYELVKQLLLHDPKEIRIFSRNESHQFTMKQEFNNNPKLHFKIGDIRDRDALIEATDGADYVFHLAALKHVPVCEDQPLEALKTNVIGTQNVIEAAIHHNVDKVIYISTDKASDPANFYGLSKAMGERLITHANTLHANTTFVCIRGGNVLGTNGSVIHVFKKAIKQKGKIGITDPNMTRFFLTVEDAIKLVFKATSEAVGGEIFIMKMPAIKITDLAKVLMESSGSTDVEFEILGIRPGEKIHELLLTVNESHSAILYDERYFVILPDIKSEAIKKRYKDYKKVEITNYNSSQNLLSMEEIKTMLSKGGFI, from the coding sequence TTGTATAAGGATAAAACAATTTTCATTACAGGGGGAACGGGTTCTTGGGGGTATGAGCTTGTAAAACAGCTGCTGCTCCATGACCCTAAGGAAATACGGATTTTCTCCCGTAATGAATCCCATCAATTCACAATGAAGCAGGAATTCAATAATAATCCTAAACTTCACTTCAAAATAGGCGATATCCGGGATCGGGATGCATTAATCGAGGCTACGGACGGAGCAGATTATGTATTCCACCTGGCTGCACTGAAACACGTGCCCGTTTGTGAAGATCAACCACTGGAAGCACTCAAGACAAATGTTATCGGAACCCAGAACGTCATCGAGGCTGCTATTCACCATAACGTTGATAAAGTCATCTATATTTCCACAGACAAAGCTTCTGATCCAGCCAATTTCTATGGATTGTCCAAAGCAATGGGGGAACGGCTGATCACGCATGCCAATACGTTGCACGCCAATACGACATTCGTCTGCATCCGCGGCGGGAATGTACTCGGCACAAATGGAAGTGTCATCCACGTTTTCAAAAAGGCTATAAAGCAAAAGGGAAAAATCGGGATAACAGATCCCAATATGACCCGCTTCTTCTTGACTGTCGAAGATGCCATCAAACTTGTTTTCAAAGCTACTTCCGAAGCAGTCGGCGGAGAGATATTCATTATGAAAATGCCGGCAATCAAAATTACCGATTTGGCAAAAGTCCTGATGGAATCATCCGGCAGTACCGACGTAGAATTCGAAATACTAGGTATTCGACCGGGTGAAAAGATCCACGAGCTGCTTTTGACTGTAAATGAAAGCCACTCTGCCATTCTTTATGATGAGCGCTACTTCGTCATTCTACCGGATATCAAATCCGAAGCGATAAAGAAACGGTACAAAGACTACAAGAAGGTGGAAATCACCAACTACAACTCCAGCCAAAACCTGCTATCCATGGAGGAAATCAAGACCATGCTATCCAAAGGCGGTTTTATCTGA
- a CDS encoding NAD-dependent epimerase/dehydratase family protein — translation MKAIVTGGAGFIGSHLVNALLEEQAEVVILDDLSASDSGNEAVPQDVKLYQFDVKSADAYRAVIEEEPDVVFHLAAQADVTKSILAPVYDADVNIGGTINMLEASRTAGVKKFIFASTSAVYGDVIKLPITEDDPVKPISFYGTSKLTAEYYIKLFHNMYQLPYTILRYGNVYGPGQRPKGEGGVVAVFTEKLKRKEPIMIHGDGSQSRDFIFVKDIVTANLKAMKADQIGIFHASTGTSTSILDLATCFKQLGASLDITFTSERAGDISHSCLCNKKAAAGLGWDPAIGIYEGIKRTWQLS, via the coding sequence ATGAAAGCGATCGTAACAGGCGGGGCGGGCTTTATTGGCAGTCATTTAGTTAATGCTTTGCTGGAGGAGCAAGCGGAAGTTGTAATCTTGGATGATCTTTCTGCAAGCGACTCCGGAAATGAAGCAGTTCCGCAAGATGTTAAACTGTATCAGTTTGATGTGAAAAGTGCGGATGCTTATCGTGCGGTAATTGAGGAAGAGCCGGATGTTGTCTTTCACCTTGCAGCTCAGGCAGATGTAACAAAGAGTATTCTTGCGCCGGTTTATGATGCTGATGTGAATATCGGCGGTACTATCAATATGCTGGAAGCAAGCAGGACAGCCGGTGTGAAGAAATTCATCTTTGCCTCTACCTCAGCAGTTTATGGAGATGTGATCAAGCTGCCCATCACAGAGGATGATCCAGTTAAACCGATCTCATTCTATGGGACTTCCAAATTGACGGCAGAATATTATATTAAGCTTTTCCACAACATGTATCAGCTTCCATATACCATCCTTCGCTATGGAAATGTCTACGGTCCGGGGCAGAGGCCAAAAGGGGAAGGTGGGGTAGTGGCTGTTTTTACTGAAAAACTGAAACGAAAAGAACCTATCATGATTCACGGGGATGGCTCTCAATCGCGTGATTTCATCTTTGTCAAAGACATTGTCACGGCGAATCTTAAGGCAATGAAGGCAGATCAAATAGGAATCTTTCATGCTAGCACTGGTACCAGCACGTCCATTCTCGATTTGGCAACATGTTTCAAACAGCTGGGTGCCTCACTGGACATTACATTTACATCTGAAAGAGCAGGCGATATATCCCACAGCTGTCTATGTAACAAGAAAGCAGCGGCTGGATTGGGTTGGGATCCAGCTATTGGTATTTACGAAGGCATTAAAAGGACGTGGCAGCTGTCGTGA
- a CDS encoding glycosyltransferase family 4 protein produces the protein MKILLATYWSIPHLGGVWNYMSQLKTRLEEMGHTADILGYGGENSYVHLVGKDKLIPRERWVPYVSSILPRSKYPEMYRNNYIEYMETQRYTYELAAAEFGLHDYDIIHTQDVLSTVALDRVKPDGVPLIATLHGLVSHEMRHILQSSQKSSTSHLAEAYFDHIEKLGAQSASVTIVANDWLRNILVEDFAVPNGQFEKLHYGFSIGRFLEQQALPTTMQVPPGKKLIVYTGRLIELKGLGYLVDALASLKDRQDWVCWMIGEGRHKQQLQNRVMNAGLQAHVVFTGKREDVPSILKLADIVVSPSLIDNQPLSVIEAQLSGRAVIVSDAGGLPEMVNHGVTGLVIPKADTAALHSAIQTLLDDEPYRKVLGEQAKEWGMSHWSMEAGVDHLMEIYKRYAAKS, from the coding sequence ATGAAAATATTATTAGCAACTTACTGGTCCATTCCGCATCTAGGCGGTGTGTGGAATTATATGTCGCAATTGAAGACTCGTTTAGAAGAGATGGGACATACTGCTGACATTCTCGGCTATGGCGGAGAGAATTCGTATGTCCATCTCGTTGGGAAAGATAAATTGATCCCAAGAGAACGCTGGGTTCCCTATGTCAGCAGTATTCTGCCGCGGAGTAAGTATCCGGAAATGTATCGAAATAATTATATCGAGTATATGGAAACCCAGCGGTACACATATGAACTTGCAGCGGCTGAATTTGGACTGCACGATTATGACATCATTCATACTCAGGATGTTCTTTCAACGGTAGCATTGGATAGAGTCAAGCCTGATGGAGTGCCGCTTATCGCAACTTTGCATGGTTTGGTATCTCATGAGATGCGCCATATTTTGCAAAGTTCCCAAAAGTCATCTACTTCTCATTTGGCAGAGGCATACTTCGATCATATTGAGAAGCTGGGAGCACAAAGTGCAAGTGTTACCATTGTTGCCAATGACTGGCTGCGTAACATTCTGGTGGAGGATTTCGCTGTCCCGAATGGGCAATTTGAGAAGCTGCATTACGGTTTTTCTATCGGTAGGTTTCTCGAGCAGCAGGCATTACCTACAACGATGCAGGTTCCTCCCGGAAAGAAACTTATTGTCTACACAGGGCGCTTGATTGAATTGAAAGGACTAGGCTATCTTGTCGATGCACTGGCTTCATTGAAGGATCGTCAGGATTGGGTTTGCTGGATGATCGGTGAAGGAAGGCACAAACAGCAGCTGCAGAACCGGGTGATGAATGCCGGTCTGCAAGCACATGTAGTCTTCACTGGTAAGCGGGAAGACGTACCAAGCATTTTGAAGCTTGCGGATATAGTGGTAAGTCCAAGTTTGATAGATAACCAGCCTTTAAGTGTGATAGAAGCACAGCTTAGCGGAAGAGCTGTCATCGTCAGTGATGCTGGGGGACTGCCGGAAATGGTTAACCACGGCGTTACAGGCTTAGTCATCCCCAAAGCTGATACTGCAGCGTTACACAGTGCCATCCAAACGCTGCTTGACGATGAGCCTTATCGAAAAGTACTTGGTGAACAAGCGAAGGAGTGGGGGATGTCACATTGGTCCATGGAAGCGGGTGTGGATCATCTTATGGAAATCTATAAAAGATACGCTGCAAAGAGTTGA
- a CDS encoding peptide-methionine (S)-S-oxide reductase → MDINIQAIEQRMLENKRIDTLVFGMGCFWSPEANFGQLPGVLRTRVGFAGGTKTNPTYRQMGDHTETLEVSFDPDAISLEQLLRKFWNDHNPNRPAYKERQYISLLMYRNAEQKTLMEAVKLQLEGDREEPIYTEIAPLHDFTEAEPHHQKYYLKRFKKATEQLMVNFPNEAAFHASTITARLNGFVREYGSLASIKEEIAHWNISEDEAIGLQKLLDELKW, encoded by the coding sequence ATGGACATAAACATACAAGCTATTGAGCAGCGCATGCTAGAAAATAAACGAATCGATACGCTTGTGTTCGGTATGGGATGCTTTTGGAGTCCAGAAGCGAATTTCGGTCAGCTGCCAGGTGTCCTCCGTACGAGAGTCGGATTCGCCGGAGGAACGAAAACGAACCCGACTTATAGGCAGATGGGTGATCACACCGAAACACTCGAAGTATCCTTCGATCCAGATGCAATTTCACTAGAACAGCTGCTGCGCAAATTCTGGAATGATCATAATCCGAACCGGCCAGCGTATAAAGAAAGGCAGTATATCAGTCTGCTGATGTATCGGAATGCCGAACAGAAAACATTAATGGAAGCTGTAAAACTGCAGCTGGAAGGTGACCGAGAAGAACCTATATATACAGAAATAGCTCCTTTGCATGATTTTACCGAAGCAGAACCGCATCACCAGAAGTACTACTTGAAACGTTTTAAAAAGGCGACGGAGCAGCTGATGGTGAACTTTCCAAATGAAGCAGCATTCCATGCCTCCACAATCACAGCTCGTCTGAATGGATTTGTCAGGGAATACGGCTCGTTGGCATCTATCAAGGAAGAAATAGCGCATTGGAACATTTCTGAAGATGAAGCTATCGGACTTCAAAAGCTGCTGGATGAATTGAAATGGTAG
- a CDS encoding SDR family oxidoreductase — MTKILILGGKGMAGHVMYEYLRRQPEYEVRFTSRDKTDKSSIYLDVTDTISLEKLIASENPDIVINCTGILNAAAEQDPLLAFRVNSLLPHQLAAFMERQQGRLIQISTDCVFSGDKGRYTESDFRDGNSVYAQSKQLGEVTTAPHLTIRTSIIGPELKDDGIGLFHWFMSQSGEIKGYERVFWNGVTTLELAKATHFFIQQKTSGLFHLCPSDTISKLDLLLLLKSVYEKDDVQIIPDDVHVLDRTIVNTRVSPAYAVPSFREMLEEQRKYYPLLSS; from the coding sequence ATGACAAAGATACTTATCCTCGGCGGTAAAGGTATGGCAGGACATGTGATGTATGAGTACCTGCGCAGACAGCCGGAATATGAGGTCCGCTTCACATCCCGCGACAAGACGGATAAGAGCAGTATTTATCTTGATGTTACGGATACAATTTCCCTAGAGAAACTAATAGCTTCTGAGAACCCTGATATTGTGATCAACTGTACCGGTATCTTGAACGCAGCTGCTGAACAGGATCCCTTGCTCGCTTTCCGCGTCAATAGCTTACTGCCTCACCAGCTTGCCGCTTTCATGGAAAGGCAGCAAGGACGCCTGATTCAAATCAGTACAGATTGCGTATTTTCAGGTGATAAAGGACGTTACACAGAATCTGATTTCCGGGATGGAAATTCTGTCTACGCCCAATCTAAGCAGCTCGGCGAAGTAACAACTGCTCCTCACCTCACTATTCGCACTTCCATCATCGGACCTGAGTTGAAAGACGATGGCATCGGCCTCTTTCATTGGTTCATGAGTCAAAGCGGCGAGATAAAAGGTTACGAACGTGTTTTCTGGAATGGGGTAACAACGCTTGAATTAGCAAAAGCGACTCATTTCTTTATTCAGCAGAAGACGAGCGGTCTTTTTCATTTATGTCCTTCAGATACGATCAGCAAGCTTGACTTGCTGCTGTTATTAAAAAGTGTATACGAAAAAGACGACGTCCAGATCATTCCAGACGACGTCCATGTATTGGATCGGACAATTGTAAACACAAGGGTTTCACCAGCATATGCTGTACCATCTTTTCGCGAGATGCTCGAAGAACAAAGAAAATATTACCCTTTGCTATCATCCTGA
- a CDS encoding DUF1796 family putative cysteine peptidase, which produces MGNDQIKGGYDAVFSLGDLCLGAIQLKKNGLRPFSGPLDWMGTPQLPKVRELFEKRFADFMLRENLRIIGKATEQMLLVLDERNVIYSNHDFDTMRNSLTQLRMYPQVKAKLDRRANRLLESLHKAQRILFVRTNASFKETAELERVLRSIISHDFRILVVNHGPVSGIIEKHWPLNNVYSVELPNNEIWEGNNALWTQLFEDIYLV; this is translated from the coding sequence TTGGGAAACGACCAGATAAAAGGCGGCTATGATGCGGTATTCAGTCTTGGTGATTTATGTCTGGGCGCGATTCAGCTGAAAAAGAATGGTCTTCGTCCGTTTTCCGGCCCGCTCGATTGGATGGGTACTCCCCAATTACCCAAAGTGAGAGAGCTGTTTGAAAAGAGATTTGCAGATTTTATGCTCCGGGAGAATCTGCGCATTATCGGGAAGGCAACAGAACAAATGCTGCTTGTGCTGGACGAAAGAAATGTTATCTATTCCAATCATGATTTTGATACCATGCGTAACAGTTTGACCCAATTACGTATGTATCCGCAGGTAAAAGCGAAGCTTGACCGCAGGGCTAATCGACTTCTTGAGAGTCTCCATAAAGCTCAGCGCATTTTATTTGTCAGGACGAACGCCTCTTTTAAAGAAACAGCGGAGCTGGAGCGCGTACTCCGTTCTATCATCAGCCATGACTTCCGTATTTTAGTTGTCAACCATGGACCAGTTTCGGGGATTATTGAAAAGCATTGGCCGCTTAACAATGTCTACAGCGTAGAGCTGCCAAATAACGAGATTTGGGAAGGAAATAATGCGCTGTGGACACAATTGTTTGAGGATATCTATCTTGTCTGA